Proteins from one Cucurbita pepo subsp. pepo cultivar mu-cu-16 unplaced genomic scaffold, ASM280686v2 Cp4.1_scaffold000176, whole genome shotgun sequence genomic window:
- the LOC111784239 gene encoding uncharacterized protein LOC111784239, with amino-acid sequence MGSEGPPSVTIHVTGFKKFHGVSANPTETIVNNLKKYMEKNGLAEGVTLGSCSILETAGDGALDSLLNMLQSAVEEKGCSEPTNNSRRIIWLHLGVNSGASRFAIEHQAYNEATFCCPDELGWKPKRVPIVPEDGQISRVRETSLPVEEITKALAKKGYEVMTSNDAGRFVCNYVYYHSLRCAQENGIKSLFVHVPLFETIDEDTQMQFIASLLQVLASSY; translated from the exons ATGGGGTCGGAAGGGCCTCCATCGGTGACGATTCATGTAACAGGATTCAAGAAGTTCCATGGAGTTTCTGCGAATCCAACAGAGACGATAGTGAACAACCTGAAGAAGTATATGGAGAAGAATGGTTTGGCAGAAGGTGTAACTCTTGGGAGTTGCAGCATTCTTGAGACTGCTGGGGATGGAGCTCTTGATTCACTACTTAACATGTTGCAATCTGCAGTAGAGGAGAAGGGTTGTTCCGAACCTACTAATAATTCCAGAAGAATCATCTGG CTTCACTTGGGAGTTAATAGTGGTGCCTCTAGGTTTGCTATTGAACATCAAGCCTATAACGAAGCCACGTTCTGTTGTCCTGATGAGTTGGGATGGAAACCTAAA AGAGTTCCTATCGTACCTGAGGACGGTCAAATTTCAAGAGTACGAGAG ACTTCTCTTCCAGTGGAGGAAATAACCAAGGCATTGGCGAAGAAGGGATATGAAGTGATGACTTCAAACGATGCTGGTCGCTTTGTGTGCAATTATGTGTACTATCATTCCCTCCGCTGCGCCCAAGAGAATGGCATCAAATCACTATTTGTTCATGTCCCTCTATTCGAAACCATAGATGAAGACACCCAGATGCAATTTATTGCTTCCTTGTTACAGGTTCTGGCATCAAGTTATTAG
- the LOC111784240 gene encoding zinc finger CCCH domain-containing protein 3, which yields MPLGKYYCDYCEKQFQDTPFARKRHLQSLSHHKAKALWFDSFRDSNQPLSHAFPTRLSNRFLTTGFCHYGDSCNYFHSNNNPQYSSSHPIAGFPENNQAPNVPVNQFMEGSSLTGSLDRLRTSWGNLPPSLMPPPEGGYPPLPFVDWG from the exons atgcCACTCGGAAAATATTACTGCGACTACTGCGAGAAGCAATTCCAAGACACTCCGTTTGCTCGAAAGCGCCATCTTCAAAGCCTCTCCCATCACAAGGCCAAAGCTCTCTGGTTCGACTCCTTCAGAG ACTCCAATCAACCTCTCTCTCATGCCTTTCCAACACGCCTCTCTAACCGATTCCTCACTACG GGCTTTTGCCACTACGGTGATTCTTGCAACTATTTTCACTCCAACAACAATCCGCAGTACTCCAGTTCGCACCCGATTGCAG GTTTTCCGGAGAATAATCAAGCCCCAAATGTTCCGGTGAACCAATTCATGGAGGGCAGTTCGTTGACAG GTAGTTTAGATAGATTGAGAACATCATGGGGAAATTTACCTCCATCATTGATGCCTCCTCCAGAGGGTGGTTACCCACCTCTCCCTTTTGTAGATTGGGGATAA